TTGTCATTAAGAGTCATGACATATTCCATCTTGAACATCAAGGGTACCAGGGATCCTGGTTCAGATAGATGGAGTTTGCAATAAATTCAGTCAGGCATTATTAGAATATTCACGCGCGATTGAATCTCACAATTAATTGGTTAcataaattcaatttattacaGCTATTATTTGCTCCCATACCACGGTTAATCTCATCCTACAATCTCTAACCACTGATGCCATTATACAGGCATTTCCTAaccttttctgtattttatctGATTTACTAATTCATTTGTTCTTCACCATTTCTAACTTCAACATCGTTTTAAACGCGATTTGTCTACTTTGCACCAGAATTTTGTAGttgtaaatacaatttttcaccattgatgttttttcttcttcatctgtCTGTGTTCAGTTATCACCTTTAATTTGGAGGTGATCAGTGTAACCTGCCTTTTTCAACAGTCTGTGCTAAGGACAGGCACGAGCAGGTGAAGTAGACCCTTTTGGCTTTTCATAGACAGACTTTGCTGTGTGCGCTCTCACGCTCCCATTACAATTTtactgtcttgtttttttttgtctttgtgtacgAGGGGGCTGAGACTGTAAAAGACTAGCAACAAACACGgtttaaagacagacagaggtaTCATGTAAAAtttattttgctttattgctcacaCTGTGCACAGTGTAGCATGTTAACATAAAGTTCTGTTTACAGTGACACCTACTGGTTGTACTGCATCACTGCCTACCGATTTGCTTTGGCCATGCCAGTAGGAGACTCACTGGGTATTTAACACCCCTGCACCCATGTTTCACCCTACCTACAGATCACCCAGCAGCAAGCAAATACCGTACACTCTCCTCAGTATTTCTTGTAACTGCTAACCTCTGTCCCCTTTGGCATGGCCTTCAGGCTCTTACCATCCCTGTGTAGCAGAGACGGTTGTTGTATTTCTGGATATAAACGGAGACATACAGAGGGAAAgacaaatcatttcaaaacacaaaagGTGGTGCAAAATAATGCAGATTCATTCATTGGGTGTGGACACTCATACAgcaattttaacaaaaatgtatacATGTCAATCAAATTAATCTATTGTTCAGGGGTTTCATTAACTAATGATAAAGGGTTACATACACAGGCTGGATGATAAGACCAAAAATCTATAACATGATGAATTCATATTCACCTTTATCATTTAACTATGTTTTAAGCAGCAGTGAAGGATGTTTCTCTTCTGTAGGCCCACTTCTAATATCTGTGTCCTGGCTTAGTTTAATGACTGTCCAATTAGGTGTCACGAGTTGTTCTATTCTCAGTCATTTATAATATATGGGAATCACAAAATTGGATTTATCGTTCAACCCCATCAACATACactgtttatatacagtatagtatggtataataatatatatatatatatatatataaaaaaaacatgtgtaaaACAGAGAGGCTCGCCAGATCAGAAAAGGAAACACTCTAAAATAGTTCTTTGCCTTGTAACAGCAGAAGAGCGAAGCAAACTACAAATCGAAGAGTACACCTCGTCCTCCTTATACAGTGGCTTTGACAAGCTCCATGACAATCTGGTAATAAAGACCCTCCAAATATCAAATATCCTCCATTCTTCATATCTATTCATTCTCCATCGCTCCTCACAAGCTCCCTACCCATACCTGGAGCACGCCGACCTCTGCGTCTGAACAGGTGCAGCGGTCTGCCTGTCCCTCTTGGccaaataaatagaaaaacacagagaaagaaagatagacGGGGAAAGGGGGAGGGGTGGTGTAAGAGAAACcgggtgtgtgttttggtttaatGGCAAGCGGGATCTTCTTTCCCATTTTACGACGTTAGTGTTGTTTCCGTGGGGGCCGGTGATTCCATGGCGTTCGTGGAAGCCGCTTCCGTGGCGACTGTGGGGTTGGCGGCGGTCTCGGGCGCTGCTGTGACTGTGACCGAGGCTGTGGGAGCGGGGGAGGAGGTGGGCAGGAGGGGGACCATTCcctgagggaggagaggaggcagCTGGGAGGGAAGCATGGGTAGGGTGGGTAGGGGGGGTAAGGGGGCCAGACCGGGGAGGTTGAAGTGTGGGAGGGCGGACAGAGGGgggactgaagaaaaaaaaggaacaaaaaacagGAGAGTTGATGTgagaatttatatttaaaattcaCCTCACAACCACACTGCACACTCATACTTCAAAAGCGATTTTGGGATACGGGAGAGGTTGAGGTTACTTTGTTGTctcatagaaaaaaaacattgtcttgGATCAAAGAATACTTCACGCTCAAAGTGATCATATATGTATATCAATTACTCAACCCGTGTTTCCTTGAATAGGTAGGTAAAAAAAGATCCACAtccaaagaaaatgtgtttttctggcACGCCTCCACGTTTCTTTTACATTCTTCGTTCAACGTGGAGATGTacgagaaaaaacatttttctttaaaacccCAAGGTAACACAGGCCGAGTAGTTGACGTACAAATGATCATTTTGAGGATGAAGTATTCATTTAAGGGAATTTCTGCATCAAAACCAATCAtcatcataaaacacaaaataagaaCCCAAACATTAGcctgagataaaaaaaacagtttagtcACAAAGCCATCCACTCTGTAAAGAACTGCAAAAATACTAAAGACATCCATCTCAAAACACACCGAAGTACATAAATTACAAGCAAACACACGATCGGAGAAGGTCTGCAGTTACGGGAGGGCCTCACTacccttctgtctgtcttcccGTCTTCCAGTTCCCGTCTTCCAGTTCCCTTTTTGTGTCCCCCACAAAAAGGGACCCTGTACCTCCTCACAGAATTCATAAGCATAAACTTAGAAGTATATTAGAAGTATGCTTTTAATGTGACCTGATGACCCGGCCATGTATGGCAACATAACTACAATCTCCAGTTGACCTGGGATCAAACCCAATTTATTCAGTTTTGCATAAATCCATGAACCTGTCATGTAGCATCATAGGCACCGATTCACGTTTTCTTCCGTGGGTGCTCACGGGCGCACacccttttataaaaaaaaaaaaaaaaatacaggtaGGATTGGAGATGAAAAGTTTAACTGACACTTAACTGCGACCTGCTTTGTTGGACATAAAGAATCAATGGAGCAGCGGACTGACAGCGACATAACCAATCCCACTGTGACAGACGCTCCACTCAGCACCAACTGcaatgtttcatttcaaatgaatGCAGCCTACTGGCAGTCTGGCACATGTGGGTGCTTAATATTATCCATGGGTGCTCGAGCCCTGGAGCACCCATGGTATCGGCGCTTATACAAAGCATATAATCTGAATGCAGATTATAATACTATATTCAGATTATAAGGAGTGTGAATaaagtttaaagtcagaaaCCATATAGTCATTGTTTGGGTAAACATATGCTCTGAATCCCAGAACTTATACAGTAAActcagggtttctgcaggtttcaccaggtcaaatttaagactttttaagaccattatgaattaaattaaagacatttattatttacatttatcaaTTAAGCCCTGAATTAAATTTTTTCAAGCCAAGTATCGCTAAACTTGGACTTCCCCACagctgaagaataaaatctgttttaggTCTGAGGAACAATCTCGTGCCAATAACATggaagctgattggctgcaatataagttatatgttggtctcatttgtagtcataATACAGCAAAATTATATCTGGATTAgcaaagaaagaactacaacaccacagaatttaaagaaatgagcataatGAGATAGTGTTTCATGGATGTAGGAAAATTAAGACCCgtttaaaactattttaaacctagaacacaatacttcagcCAGGTATAGACTTTTTAAAAGACCCCACAGAAAACCTGAAACTTTATCCTGAGGTGGATGTACCATATTACCCTTGTCTGATACAGCTACTGTAGAGACAGACATCCAGATCCAGGACAATAtagtcaaaatgaaaaaatgtcacAGTAAAAATATTTGCCTTTGTCTGCTTTCTGTGCTTTATTTACCTGCAGTTCCTATTGGTAAGGTGCCTGCTAGTGACACGGCACTGAGGTCTGGGAGTGGCAGGTTGAGGTTAGGCAAGTTGGGGAGCGGAGGTAAGCCACCGGGGAGGGACATCAACCCTAcaaccgcacacacacaatgtcataTGAGGGTGCACTATCATTATTCATTCGTTTTTAAAAGGAAGGCTGcaaataatgatttttttctatGTTAAATGAATAGTTGCCTGGtcagaaaaatctgaaaatagtgaaaaatatccagtgtttttcaaagcaaagatgactcaaatgtcttgtttagtcCACAATTCAACCAAACATTCAGTTTActggagtgaagaaactagaaaatattcagagAATAGTCAGAGAATTTTTACTTGTTTCCCCATACAAATTGACTCAAACCGATGAATcgattattaaaatagttggcgattaattttgttgttgacaactaatcaattaataattaaatctttgcagctctatttAAAAGTGCCAGTGCACTTACATTCCACTCATGTTACGTTACCGCAGTGTAGCCACTTTGGAAGAGAAAATTAGGAAAAACCCAGAACAAAGTAGGCAAAAAGAGAAGGTGGGAATTCAGACAGCTGACAGTTCATGGCAACATAAGCAATTATCAGAATAAATACAAAGGCGTTGGTGTTATGACAGTGGTTTGATAGGAACTTATACACTGGCTATGTTTAGGGAGGTCAAAGCTGCTTAAATGtaacaataaataatgtttacTGAATGTTGGGGCTTGTCCTTTTAACAACAAAGTGTACACAAAATTTTCCACTGGGAGCGTCTGTGCTGCATTCCGGCTGCGCCGTGGATTTGTTCCGTCCTCCTCCACGCACCATACCACACCGGGAGCTTCTTAGGTCAGAGTGTCATGCTGCCAACTtattgtctctacaagtacGGTTTATTAGCTATAATCTATCCTCCACATTGCCCCGCGACTCCCATGAAAATAGACCTTGGGCGTATCTTTAGCGGAGTGGAGAGCTGGTGGTGGAATATCAAGCACTGACTTGAAGGGCTGCAATTGATCGTTGGGGTCGCGGCGGCACCGGAACGCAGCACAGACGCATAGGGTTAGGGTGTGTACACACCCAAACAAAACTGTAGAGAAAGAGCTATAATGCGTCTGTCACCCGCTGGATTTTCCAAATGTTCGGTGTTGAAAAGCTCACTGACTCAGCAGACTGATGACGTGGGTTTTGAATGAGTACATCTGAGATATCACTCACCTGGTAGCGTGGTGGCGGGGTTGAAACCTGTGGTGGCGGGATTCAGTGGAGTGAGTGGGCTGAGGGCGGGGTTGAGGCTGGTGGAGGAGGGGAGCAGAGGAACTGTGGGCAAACCTGGAAGGGGAGGAAGACACAAATAACACATTAAAATCTATGGAGTGAAGACACAGTGACTGTgacaggttgtttttttccccaatcacAGCCTTGTCATATAATAAACATAACAgatgtgttgttgttggagtgtatgagtgtgtgtgaaagaaagagagtaaGAACAGAAATACCTGTCTGCAGCTCTCTGGGCATGGAGGGCGGAGCTGTGCTGATCGACAGGCCTGACAGTGTTTCTTCAAGGCCCGTAGGGACACCTGGTGCAGTAGGAGGAGGGGACACTGCTGAAAGCTGGACCTGAAGgcgttaaaaaagaaagagacaagaaATAGAGCGAGAGAAAAAGATACAGCTGTCAAACAGACAAGGTCACATTCATCCAAACGTGCAATAGACTATAACGAGTAGCATTGCTTGCTGTCCTTCTGTCTGCTTTGTTGCAtacgtaacacacacacacacacacacacacacacacacacacacacacacacacacacacacacacgtatatatgtgtgtgtcctgaCCTCAGTGAATCCATCCTTCAGCGGACTGACGGGCTCACTGGGAGAGTGTCCAGGGAAGCTTAACTTCTTCCCCTCCTCAAACGGCCTAGTGGGAATCCTGTGGAGGTATCCATAGCCAATTCCACATCCAAGGctggaaaaaaggagaaaaaaagttaaatccaACTGACAAACTTAAAGATTTccattaaaacatttgaaattagCCTGGTTTCAAAGCACTGAATCACTGCCCATATGTCGGAGTTTGTCAGCGATTCAACTAGACTTGAAGGTGTACATATTGGTGGCCATTTCCCCCTGGTGTGTTGGGAAATCAGAACTCTGTGGGCGGGATTGAAATGGGGATGTCATGTACTTGTGCCAGAtgcaaaaaataacttaaatgtATGTGTctggcaaattctctgggcgggcaaagcagagaaaggggaggtaaccttgccccttatgacatcataaggagcaagattccagattggcccatctcagctttcattttctcaaaggctgAGCCGGATACCCagagctcggtttacacctatcaccatttcaagccactgggggaccataggaaggctgggggaactcatattattgtttaaaaaaaaaggtcaactcaaagtgacattttctgccatgggacctttaacaaaacaaaatcagtttactaacaaaaacaaactaagcTCTATCAAATGTGTTGAACGCATTTCTTTCCTCATTAAACATCTGTAAAGCTGTACAGTACAGATACAGTACGTCACATATTACTGAGAAACAGAAAGTCTCTGATTTACCTGCCCTCTCCTCCCCAGGCACTGTTGGGTGTGATGATGACTTCTCTGCAGTTATCGGTGTCTGTGTTGTACACATAGAGCTTCAGGCCTTTCCCCTCATGGCTCTCTATCAGAGAGAACAGGTCCTCTGACTGCATAAAGTCACGGGGAAGGATTCAATTAGGAAACACACAATCACCATCATGACCATTATCAGGTGGAGAATGTGCAGGAGTGACAGTTCAAAGGAACTTAAGTGCTGATAAACTACCTCATTCATAACGGTGTCGGCTCCAATGATGTAGTCAGTGTGCGGCCGCAAGCCAGCGAGGGCTGCTGGGGAATTAGGCTCCACTTCCTGTTAAAAATAGAGGGGGAGAATAAGTAACGTACCATTGTacaacataaaacaataaaatactgACTAGACTTTGGGGTTACTTACCAGCACATGCCAAACATTCTCATTGGCTCCCTCAAAGCTGCAGAAACGAATGGAGACACCAAGCAAGCCCTGGCCCCCCCACAGGTTGCTAGGGGTGACTGTAGACTCCCGCAGCTCCAGGGTCTTCGAGGAGTAAACTAGCATCTTAACTGGTTTCTCCACACTGGCTTTCAGCAAGTCTTTCAACGTGTCATTGTCCTTGTTCTGTAGAAAAGTGGAGGATGAGGAGCAGAAGGGCGACCATGAAACATGCAGTCCCTTGTGACTTGTATTTGAGCCTACCAGATACAGTTGCTAGCTTTTACTTACCAGTCTGGTGTTGTTGATGGAGACAATAAAGTCAAAGAAAGGCTCCAGTCCTGCGCGGTGTCCTGGCGAGTTCTCTTGAACCTGCacaggaaggagaggaaacCTGAGCTGCTGCTGGACCGCACACTGTCACTTTCTGCGATTAAACtaatttcttgtaaataaatccaAGCTACTCTACACAGCAGAAACAGATTGTACCTGAGTTAACCAACATACAAGAGAGCTGGGTCTTCAGTGGCTTCCAAGTATGCAACTTTTGGAAAACAAACATGGTTTGATTTAACAACTATCCTCCATGTCCATTACCGTACATGCAGCTAAATCGGTTATACCTAGAGGTTTTGTCACGGCGGGATGGGACCGGGGCTTCAACTGTGCAGTTGTCCAGTTGAGcatatagctagctaacgttactgatAAATCAAGTTTGGCTGCTTGGAATAGGACGACATTAGCTCTCCAGTGTTAGCTTGCATCTAGAGACGTCTTGGTCCAAATTATGCAAAACAAGGGAGAAGAAGCACTATGCACAGGAGCGTGTTCAATAACGGATGCACTGACAAAACCAGTTTGGCAGCTGTCATTCAGTGCAGCTTTGTAGCTTAGGCTAGCTAGCTCCAACAGTGGTGGTTAGCATCTAGTAAGCATATTTAACTAGTTAAGAGGCAtgcataaaaagaaaacataacaaaatacGATCTGTGACTCTGACACAACTCAAACAACATTTTTCGACATGGTTTTTCTTCAGACGGAGGTTCCCAGCAGTCAACCCCGGCCTGTCGTCAACACAGAGCAGGGAATCCTCCGCCTCTGACCcgatgctaagctaaccactAACAGCAAGCTGTAGAAGATAAAAACTGACCCGGAGGACGTGGTAGCCCTCGGAGCCTCCTCCCGGTATCTCCATACTCTGCGCACCTCCCATAATTCCGCTCTTTTAGGGCGTTTTAGGTGTTAATGGCAGCTTGTCAAGCAGCAAAGATGCGATACCTGAACACTTTCACACACCGGGTACACGTAGCCAAATGGTTAGCTGAGTGATGCGCATGCGCCGTTACGTGGCAGGAAATAACGCCTTTTTGACATTTGCAATTCATTCAAAGAGCTAATTTATATTACGTGTAGAGTCGACACAAAACTTTGGAATCAACACAGatgtatttactatttatttcagaCATGTTTTGAATAATTAATGTACAATGTGGGAATCTTGATATTTAATTGAATTATTTTTGAACTCACTCTAGTTCTTCTATAACCACTCACCCCACACAAACCACTATAAATTATGTAATtgatcattttaaatattaactaATATTATGCCACATTAGAACAAGCATACAAACTGTTTACTGTAACAATTGTTATGTTGTGTTGGTTCAATAGCACCACTGTTGAATGCCTgcttaaactgtaaaaaatcacCTGAAGCATTTTGGGCATTAGGGACCGTGTTTGACAAACTGGCCTTAGTGACATAACCTGTGCTTAAAACCCCTTCAGTGGCAAAATCAGTAGGACTCCATTTACAGCACGTgtacatataggcctacatttttGTTACACTCACATTCATAAACCTGCTAACTGGATAGTTAAAAAAACCAAGCTTATTCTTGTTAAAATTCTTGTTGTACTAGATTGTTGAAGTCAATGTACTCTTATGTAAtctcatacacatacacacacctgtacATACAAAATATTCCAGCAGCTACACTGTATTGAATAGCAGTGATAAAATACTTTTCATTTCCTGGCCTACATGGGGCAGAGGGCAAAGCTTTCGAAAAATCCAGCTGATCTTTAATCTATAATTAATATGGTTTTATTTGAAagttttaaccccccccccatgttgcaCCTTTGAAGCAGGATTGTGCAGACAGACCACCACCACCAGAGGGCAGTGGCAATACATCACATCTGCATTGCTGATCTCACTGTCGATCTCAAGCCTGACTCCACAAACACCTTCCTCTTTGATATCTGTATGCCCTCCATGTAAAGGTAACAAGTCTCTTTGTTCATTTATGACATTTTGGCCTACTAAGGCTTAATCAGATCTTACTCGTAGGTGAATAAACGCAAGAGGAGATGAGATATGGGGGCAATTAAGAAAAAAGATAAGCATGGGAGTAGCAAATGCGAGGGAAATAAGTACATATGTaggggagaagagaggaaagagatggggaggaagaggagggttTTACGCTGATGAACAGCCAATCCAACACTCAGCTGGGGGCCAAACAAAACCTCCTTGATGATGATTAGGCAGAGGcaataatttgtgtgtgtgtgtgtgtgtgtgtgtgtgtgtgtgtgtgtgtgtgtgtgtgtgtgtgtgtgtgtgtgtgtgtatgtgtgtgtgtgatgacatttttgtaaaattctgtttGTGGAGCCGCAGGGAAGAAAATTTAGTCTCAAAgacagagatgtgtgtgtgtgtgtgtgtgtgtttcattaagtcagactcattTTTCCCTTTAGTAgactttattcattttttatagaTGGTATGGTTCTGTTAAAGTGCCTCCTGGGAAACGTTCCCTTACAGCTGGCtttgtcaacaacaacaacaaaaaataaaagattggtcacatacaacacacagatTATCTTAAATATGATTTGTGCCATTACATATGGTCCCTAGATACCATAAATATTTATTAACTTAAGTCTTATATAATACTGCCATAGTACACATCCATTTACAATGGATGAAAGAAAGGTTAACATTGTGCAAAGACACACATTAAGTTCCCATAACACTGAGAATACAGCTAATATGTATTACAattaatatatactatattacagtaaatgtatTAGGATTCAGACAGGCAATACTTTCTTCCCAGTCTCAAGAGAGTACATTCTCACATCCTTGTGCTATTCTCTAAAATAAAAGACGAGGATTATATAGACTTCATCCTTAATCTCATCAGAAGGCCAGTCAGTCATCGCAAAACATTCGGTCCAAAAGACTCACAATCACAGAAAGAAACACACCATAGAAATTGCATCGCAGTCCAGGGTCAATAGgtaacattttacaaacaccTATAATCTCTAACAATTTCTATATGAAGGACAATGGATTGCTCTGTTCCCGATTCGCTTTCTTTGGCTGACAAAATCACTATAAATACACTTTACTCAAGTCTCTGTGATTACATTTACAAATGTATTACAATGTAATACACATAAAGATACATTTACAATGAAATACCTGAATCTGCAAACAGTGGAAATGCAATAAATATAAGTTCTTATATAATCTtactatttaatattttaataatgttaTAAACACATGATTATCACATGATTGCATGAAAACAACGAGCCAGCGTTTTACAAGTTAAAAGTTGTCACAGACTTGGAACAGCTGTAGACATTTTAAATCTTAATCATAAAGTTCTATGAGGGAAAATATTGCATACTGTAGATCAGTTGCTGGAGGTGATCAAAACGCCTCAGTTTAACACGCTTGGTATGGTGTGCACATAAGGTCATGAAAAGCTTATTTATAACACAGTGCTAGCTTAAAATACATGACAGGATACACAcctgcacacgcacgcacacgcacgcacacacacacgcacgcacacacccacacacagcaaGGACACTGTTTTAGGACTGAGAGAATAATATGTACAGCGGAAAGCACCAATGATTCAATTTTGCGTAGCAAATGTATGATACAGCAGAATAAATTTCTgatactttgttgtttttgtgcttttctccCTTTTAGTGTTTGACCACACATTCACTCAGGCACACACATACCGACGTTAAACCACAAACTACATTAAACAAGAAACTGGatcacatacacgcacacattaCAAGAATccacagcacacacatacattagaGCATGTTGGTTGGATGTCGAGCCTTCAGATACTTATATATTTATAGAGGAGGAACCATGTGGGAGAGCAAGTAACACACTCAAAGTCTATCTAATATCTAGCTTCCCTTCAGTTGGAGAAGCAGTCAGAATGCTTCAGACAAAGATAGACTGGATAGAAAGAACCTAAAACATGTCCTATCATTATTCTGTCTGCAGCACTGTAAATGTTTCCCCTCATTGGCATTTGCCTTGGAAATACGACAGATAGAAGACTGCAGGATCGCCCTCTGGCCACTAGAGCAGCGCAGGCTGAGAGGGACTACAGATCTTGGCCGAGCCTCTCAATCTCATCAATGAGGAAGTCGATGTCAGACTGGGTGACTGCGAGGTTGGAGACGACCATACGGAAGAAGTTAACATTTTTGCCCT
The sequence above is drawn from the Etheostoma spectabile isolate EspeVRDwgs_2016 chromosome 12, UIUC_Espe_1.0, whole genome shotgun sequence genome and encodes:
- the LOC116698763 gene encoding Golgi reassembly-stacking protein 2, giving the protein MGGAQSMEIPGGGSEGYHVLRVQENSPGHRAGLEPFFDFIVSINNTRLNKDNDTLKDLLKASVEKPVKMLVYSSKTLELRESTVTPSNLWGGQGLLGVSIRFCSFEGANENVWHVLEVEPNSPAALAGLRPHTDYIIGADTVMNESEDLFSLIESHEGKGLKLYVYNTDTDNCREVIITPNSAWGGEGSLGCGIGYGYLHRIPTRPFEEGKKLSFPGHSPSEPVSPLKDGFTEVQLSAVSPPPTAPGVPTGLEETLSGLSISTAPPSMPRELQTGLPTVPLLPSSTSLNPALSPLTPLNPATTGFNPATTLPGLMSLPGGLPPLPNLPNLNLPLPDLSAVSLAGTLPIGTAVPPLSALPHFNLPGLAPLPPLPTLPMLPSQLPPLLPQGMVPLLPTSSPAPTASVTVTAAPETAANPTVATEAASTNAMESPAPTETTLTS